The following are encoded in a window of Panicum virgatum strain AP13 chromosome 5N, P.virgatum_v5, whole genome shotgun sequence genomic DNA:
- the LOC120675604 gene encoding transcription factor MYBS1-like: MTTLATTSAAWTREEDKAFENAVAAAAAPPADGPPDDGWFTALAASVPARTAEEVRRHYEALLEDVASIEAGRVPLPRYAGEESSAATPDSAAGAASTPKDGGGGGGHRREERKSGVDVGKSCSKAEQERRKGIPWTEEEHRLFLLGLDKFGKGDWRSISRNFVISRTPTQVASHAQKYFIRLNSMNRDRRRSSIHDITSVTAGEVAAAGAPITGSPAAAGAMPMGPTGMKHHHPGPPMGMYGHAPMGHPVAGHMVAPAAVGTPVMFPPGHSPYVVPVGYPAPPAKMHQ, translated from the exons ATGACCACTCTGGCGACGACCTCGGCGGCGTGGACCAGGGAGGAGGACAAGGCGTTCGAGAACGcggtcgcggccgccgcggcgccgcccgccgacgggCCGCCTGACGACGGCTGGTTCACGGCGCTCGCCGCGAGCGTGCCGGCTcggacggcggaggaggtgcggcggcaCTACGAGGCGCTGTTGGAGGACGTGGCCTCCATAGAGGCCGGCCGCGTCCCGCTCCCGCGCTACGCCGGGGAGGAGTCCTCCGCCGCGACGCccgacagcgccgccggtgCTGCGTCCACGCcaaaggacggcggcggcggaggggggcaCCGGCGCGAGGAGCGGAAGAGCGGCGTCGACGTGGGCAAGAGCTGCTCCAAGGCGGAGCAGGAGCGGCGCAAGGGCATCCCGTGGACGGAGGAAGAGCACAG GTTATTCTTGCTGGGGCTGGACAAGTTCGGCAAGGGCGACTGGCGGAGCATCTCGCGCAACTTCGTCATCTCGCGGACGCCGACGCAGGTGGCGAGCCACGCGCAGAAGTACTTCATCCGCCTCAACTCCATGAACCGCGACCGGCGCCGCTCCAGCATCCACGACATCACCAGCGTCACCGCGGGCGaggtcgcggcggccggcgccccgATCACgggcagccccgccgccgcgggcgcgatGCCGATGGGGCCCACGGGCATGAAGCACCACCACCCGGGGCCGCCGATGGGCATGTACGGGCACGCGCCCATGGGCCACCCCGTCGCCGGGCACATGGTGGCGCCCGCGGCCGTCGGCACGCCCGTCATGTTCCCGCCGGGTCACTCGCCATACGTCGTGCCGGTGGGCTACCCGGCGCCACCGGCCAAGATGCACCAATGA